The following are from one region of the Arachis duranensis cultivar V14167 chromosome 10, aradu.V14167.gnm2.J7QH, whole genome shotgun sequence genome:
- the LOC107468098 gene encoding monothiol glutaredoxin-S2 encodes MDRVTKMASERAVVIFSKSSCCMCHTIKTLLCDFGVNPAVHELDEIPRGRDVEQALSRLGCNPSVPAVFIGGELVGGANEVMSLHLNRSLIPMLKRAGALWV; translated from the coding sequence ATGGATAGGGTGACGAAGATGGCATCAGAGAGGGCAGTGGTGATCTTCAGCAAGAGCTCATGCTGCATGTGCCACACCATCAAGACCCTCTTGTGCGACTTCGGTGTGAACCCGGCTGTTCATGAACTTGATGAGATACCAAGAGGGAGAGACGTTGAACAAGCTCTTTCAAGGCTAGGGTGCAACCCTTCTGTGCCGGCAGTGTTCATTGGTGGCGAGCTTGTTGGTGGAGCCAATGAAGTCATGAGCCTTCACCTTAACCGCTCCTTGATCCCAATGCTTAAGAGAGCCGGTGCTCTTTGGGTTtga
- the LOC107468048 gene encoding uncharacterized protein LOC107468048 gives MGLKTPQEHLTTFEARMNLEGVGDEVRCRAFSVTLAGPTIRRLNALPQGSVTTFADITRAFLAQFSMRIAKAKHPINLLWVTQRSEELTRKYLNRFNDECLEIDSLTDSVASLCLTNGLLNEDFRKHLTTKPVWTMKEIQNVAREYINDEEVSQVVAANKRQPTYSPARQPGGGERTREHSKDGAPTKAFKPFPRVGKFTNYTPLAASIVELYQQIADKGILSKPQQLKDRIRGNKNLYCDNYKGFSHKTQDCFVLKDALEQAIREGKLAEFSHLIKEPRRRDRDRSGDIKDRAVRDIAFRSQLACKKDAKVLAVSLSVPAPCLRRIPSILFRPEDQWFHNLPENPPMVITARVGTGLVRQILVDTRADSNIMFCNVFDALGLQDTDLRTHQDAVVGLGDNFIKLDEVVSLPVSIGGGRGKRSVMAKFMVLRDFTTYNLILGIKTINEFGTVICTKLLMMKFVADDWSVGSIRGDLETAIACDSASLSLRRKSKEASRVFLADLDARVDDKPRPEPEGDLEKFRIGDSEEKFTFVNRNLPYNLKEPLEEMIRANAICLPGHRPTCQGSTPSSCHTT, from the exons ATGGGACTCAAGACCCCCCAAGAACATCTAACGACCTTCGAGGCCAGGATGAATTTGGAAGGGGTGGGTGATGAAGTAAGATGTCGCGCTTTTTCCGTAACATTAGCAGGGCCGACAATCCGCCGGTTAAACGCTCTCCCCCAGGGCTCCGTGACAACCTTTGCTGACATAACCCGTGCCTTCCTGGCTCAGTTCTCCATGCGCATCGCCAAAGCGAAGCACCCAATCAACTTGCTATGGGTGACGCAGAGGAGCGAGGAATTGACCAGGAAATATCTGAATAGATTCAATGATGAATGCTTGGAGATTGATAGCCTAACCGACTCGGTGGCCAGTTTATGCTTGACAAACGGGTTACTGAACGAAGATTTCAGAAAGCACCTTACCACTAAGCCCGTATGGACGATGAAAGAAATCCAAAATGTGGCTAGGGAGTATATCAACGATGAGGAGGTTAGTCAAGTCGTGGCTGCCAACAAACGGCAGCCCACCTACAGTCCTGCTCGTCAGCCCGGAGGTGGAGAAAGAACTAGGGAGCACTCCAAGGACGGAGCGCCAACTAAAGCTTTCAAGCCTTTCCCCCGGGTAGGGAAGTTCACCAACTACACCCCCCTGGCAGCCTCAATTGTCGAACTCTATCAGCAGATTGCTGACAAAGGCATTCTGTCGAAGCCCCAACAACTCAAGGATAGAATTAGAGGGAACAAAAACCTCTACTGCGACAACTACAAGGGCTTCAGCCACAAGACCCAAGATTGTTTCGTTTTGAAAGATGCTCTGGAGCAGGCAATCCGGGAAGGCAAGTTGGCAGAATTCTCACACCTCATAAAAGAACCGAGGAGGCGGGATCGTGACCGATCTGGCGACATCAAGGACCGCGCCGTGAG GGACATTGCCTTCAGATCACAGTTGGCATGCAAGAAAGATGCCAAGGTTTTGGCTGTGTCATTATCGGTCCCCGCGCCCTGCCTCAGGAGGATCCCATCGATATTGTTTAGACCAGAGGATCAATGGTTCCACAATCTACCAGAGAACCCTCCTATGGTAATCACCGCAAGAGTGGGAACCGGCCTAGTCAGACAAATCCTCGTTGACACTAGAGCCGATTCGAACATCATGTTTTGTAATGTGTTTGATGCTCTGGGCCTCCAAGACACCGACCTGAGAACCCACCAGGACGCTGTGGTCGGCTTAGGTGATAACTTTATCAAGCTTGATGAGGTAGTCTCCCTACCGGTCTCCATAGGAGGAGGTCGAGGGAAGAGGTCAGTAATGGCGAAATTCATGGTCCTGAGAGACTTCACAACCTACAACCTCATCTTGGGAATAAAAACTATCAATGAGTTCGGAACAGTGATTTGTACAAAGCTATTGATGATGAAGTTTGTTGCTGACGATTGGTCGGTTGGATCCATCAGGGGAGATTTGGAAACGGCGATTGCGTGTGACAGCGCCAGTCTCTCCCTAAGAAGGAAATCCAAAGAGGCATCCAGGGTCTTCCTAGCCGATCTAGATGCCAGGGTCGACGACAAGCCCAGGCCAGAACCCGAAGGGGACCTCGAGAAGTTCAGGATTGGCGATTCGGAAGAAAAGTTCACCTTCGTGAACAGAAACCTCCCTTATAACCTGAAAGAACCTTTGGAAGAAATGATCAGAGCCAATGCGATCTGTTTGCCTGGACACCGGCCGACATGCCAGGGATCGACCCCCAGTTCATGTCACACCACCTAG